One genomic region from Pseudoduganella dura encodes:
- a CDS encoding GntR family transcriptional regulator: MTKQTPAERPRGRRTPAADPAPDMTKQDIKKAEAEKQDVGKQDVKTQDIKKQDMAPRRGAAVDLRIYSAVVNAVMSHRLPPGTRLGEAEFCELYDVSRTTVRKALQRLAHDHIVVLRPNRGAVVASPSPAEARDVFAARRAIEREIVPLVIRHVTPASLQRIRTALEAEEQARHSGDRAAWIRLGGEFHLLLAELAGNAVLQRFMVELVSRSSLIIAVYENPGVPMCGNHEHDDLLALIEKRDSAGATALIEHHLEEIEARLNLGAPERKLSLAEALSGC, encoded by the coding sequence ATGACCAAGCAAACCCCAGCGGAACGCCCACGAGGCCGCCGCACACCCGCCGCCGATCCGGCACCGGACATGACGAAGCAGGACATCAAAAAGGCTGAAGCTGAAAAGCAGGACGTCGGAAAGCAGGACGTCAAAACCCAGGACATCAAAAAACAGGACATGGCGCCCAGGCGCGGCGCCGCCGTGGACCTGCGCATCTACAGTGCCGTGGTCAATGCCGTGATGAGCCACCGGCTGCCGCCGGGCACGCGGCTGGGCGAAGCGGAATTCTGCGAACTGTATGACGTGAGCCGCACCACCGTGCGCAAGGCGCTGCAGCGGCTCGCGCACGATCACATCGTGGTGCTGCGCCCCAACCGCGGCGCCGTGGTGGCATCGCCCTCGCCCGCTGAAGCGCGCGATGTCTTCGCGGCTCGCCGTGCCATCGAGCGCGAGATCGTACCGCTCGTGATCCGCCATGTCACGCCCGCCTCGCTGCAGCGCATCCGCACCGCGCTGGAAGCGGAAGAACAGGCGCGCCACAGCGGCGACCGCGCAGCGTGGATCCGCCTGGGCGGCGAATTCCACCTGCTGCTGGCGGAGCTGGCCGGCAACGCGGTGCTGCAGCGCTTCATGGTGGAACTGGTGTCGCGCTCGTCGCTGATCATCGCCGTCTATGAAAACCCGGGCGTGCCGATGTGCGGCAACCACGAACACGACGACCTGCTGGCATTGATCGAAAAACGCGACAGCGCGGGAGCCACCGCGCTGATCGAACATCACCTCGAAGAGATCGAGGCGCGGCTGAATCTGGGCGCTCCGGAGCGCAAGCTCAGTCTCGCCGAGGCATTGTCGGGATGCTGA
- a CDS encoding ABC transporter ATP-binding protein, translating to MSEPQAAPPARQKTEPRLQLLGISKIYPSVVANDSVDLTVMPGEIHAVLGENGAGKSTLMKMIYGVTHPDAGEIVWEGRQVTIPSPAAARRLGIGMVFQHFALFETLTVAENIALALDEKITPAKLSPRIREVSARYGLPLDPDRRVHSMSVGERQRVEIVRCLLQSPRLLIMDEPTSVLTPDAVQKLFVSLRQLAAEGVSILYISHKLDEIQSLCDKATVLRAGRVSGTATPKTQTAHELAELMIGGDLPTCTLVPRAPGEVRLALDNLSLASPDPFGTNLRDITLDVHAGEIVGLAGVSGNGQQELMKAISGEVPLRHASGIRLFGIDAGRLNAAARRRLGLGFVPEERLGRGAVPGMSLADNALLTGYLADGAGMLTGGLAGGLLGGLIRRGAIRAFADSVIDRFKVKCGGAGSAASSLSGGNLQKFIVGREIALAPKVMVLAQPTWGVDIGAAMLIRQAIIDLRDQGVAVLVISEELDELFMMCDRIAVLAKGRLSRAVPAKEATVNQVGVWMSGDFSTGAGSTTAIEEGSNHVPA from the coding sequence ATGAGCGAACCACAGGCAGCGCCGCCCGCGCGGCAAAAAACGGAGCCAAGGCTGCAACTGCTCGGCATCTCGAAGATTTATCCGTCCGTCGTCGCCAACGACAGCGTGGACCTCACCGTGATGCCCGGCGAAATCCACGCGGTGCTGGGCGAGAACGGCGCCGGCAAGAGCACGCTGATGAAGATGATCTACGGCGTGACGCACCCCGACGCGGGAGAGATCGTGTGGGAAGGGCGGCAGGTGACGATTCCATCGCCGGCCGCCGCGCGCCGCCTCGGCATCGGCATGGTGTTCCAGCACTTCGCGCTGTTCGAAACGCTCACGGTGGCCGAGAACATCGCGCTGGCGCTGGACGAGAAGATCACGCCGGCGAAGCTGTCGCCGCGTATCCGCGAGGTATCGGCGCGCTACGGGCTGCCGCTCGACCCCGACCGCCGCGTGCACAGCATGTCCGTCGGCGAGCGCCAGCGCGTGGAAATCGTGCGCTGCCTGCTGCAGTCGCCGCGCCTCCTGATCATGGACGAACCGACTTCCGTGCTGACGCCGGACGCGGTGCAGAAGCTGTTCGTCTCGCTGCGCCAGCTGGCCGCCGAAGGCGTCAGCATCCTGTATATCAGCCACAAGCTCGACGAGATCCAGTCGCTGTGCGACAAGGCCACGGTGCTGCGCGCCGGCCGCGTGTCCGGCACCGCCACGCCGAAGACGCAAACGGCGCACGAACTGGCCGAACTGATGATCGGCGGCGACCTGCCCACCTGCACGCTGGTGCCGCGCGCGCCGGGCGAAGTGCGGCTGGCGCTGGACAACCTGTCCCTCGCCAGCCCCGACCCGTTCGGTACCAACCTGCGGGACATCACGCTGGACGTGCATGCCGGCGAGATCGTCGGCCTGGCCGGCGTGTCCGGCAACGGCCAGCAGGAATTGATGAAGGCGATTTCCGGCGAGGTGCCGCTGCGCCATGCAAGCGGCATCCGCCTGTTCGGCATCGATGCGGGCCGGCTGAACGCGGCCGCGCGCCGCCGGCTCGGACTGGGCTTCGTGCCGGAAGAGCGGCTCGGGCGCGGCGCGGTGCCCGGCATGTCGCTGGCGGACAACGCGCTGCTCACGGGCTACCTGGCCGATGGTGCCGGCATGCTGACCGGTGGCCTGGCAGGCGGACTGCTGGGAGGCCTGATCCGGCGCGGTGCGATCCGCGCCTTCGCCGACAGTGTGATCGACCGCTTCAAGGTGAAGTGCGGCGGCGCCGGCTCGGCCGCTTCCAGCCTTTCGGGCGGCAACCTGCAGAAGTTCATCGTCGGCCGCGAGATCGCGCTGGCGCCGAAGGTGATGGTGCTGGCGCAGCCCACGTGGGGCGTCGACATCGGCGCGGCGATGCTGATCCGCCAGGCCATCATCGACCTGCGCGACCAGGGCGTTGCCGTGCTGGTCATCTCGGAAGAACTCGACGAGCTGTTCATGATGTGCGACCGCATCGCCGTGCTGGCCAAGGGCCGGCTGTCGCGCGCCGTGCCCGCGAAGGAAGCGACGGTCAACCAGGTCGGGGTGTGGATGAGCGGCGACTTTTCCACAGGCGCAGGATCGACCACCGCAATCGAAGAAGGAAGCAACCATGTCCCGGCTTGA
- a CDS encoding ABC transporter permease: protein MSRLEARPEPSRAMMLASPLIAALAMLVTGSILFLFLGQEPLHAFYVYFIKPATTLYGVGELLLKATPLILCGVGLAIGFRADVHNIGADGQLTMGAIAAGCVALYFDGVEAQWVLPLMLLAGALGGMAWAAIPALLRTRFNTSEILVSLMLVYVAYLLLSYLVHGPLRDPDGFNFPQSKMFGDSATLPLLVEGLRVNAAFILSLVAVAGAWFFCRHTFAGYRMQVSGMSPAAALYAGFSAPKNVWLAFLVSGAMAGLAGVGEVAGPIGQLQPSVSPGYGFAAIIVAYVGRLHPVGVLLAALLMSLLYIGGEAAQIELQLPSAITGLFQGLLLFYLLAADLFIHYRFKPRVRVATPAKSEIAA, encoded by the coding sequence ATGTCCCGGCTTGAAGCCCGCCCCGAACCCTCGCGCGCAATGATGCTGGCGTCGCCCCTGATCGCCGCGCTGGCGATGCTCGTCACCGGCTCGATCCTGTTCCTGTTCCTGGGCCAGGAACCGCTGCACGCGTTCTACGTGTATTTCATCAAGCCGGCCACCACGCTGTATGGCGTCGGCGAACTGCTGCTGAAAGCCACGCCGCTGATCCTGTGCGGCGTGGGCCTGGCGATCGGCTTTCGCGCCGATGTGCACAACATCGGCGCGGACGGCCAGCTGACGATGGGCGCGATCGCCGCCGGCTGCGTGGCGCTGTACTTCGACGGCGTGGAAGCGCAGTGGGTGCTGCCGCTGATGCTGCTTGCCGGCGCGCTGGGCGGCATGGCGTGGGCGGCGATTCCCGCGCTGCTGCGTACGCGCTTCAACACCAGCGAGATCCTGGTCAGCCTGATGCTGGTGTACGTGGCTTACCTGCTGCTGAGCTACCTGGTGCACGGCCCGCTGCGCGATCCGGACGGCTTCAATTTCCCGCAATCGAAGATGTTCGGCGATTCGGCCACGCTGCCGCTGCTGGTCGAGGGCTTGCGCGTGAATGCCGCCTTCATCCTGTCGCTGGTGGCCGTGGCCGGCGCATGGTTCTTCTGCCGCCACACGTTCGCCGGCTACCGCATGCAGGTCAGCGGCATGTCGCCGGCGGCCGCGCTGTACGCGGGCTTTTCGGCACCGAAGAACGTGTGGCTGGCGTTCCTCGTCAGCGGCGCGATGGCGGGCCTGGCCGGGGTAGGGGAGGTGGCCGGCCCGATCGGCCAGCTGCAGCCTTCGGTATCGCCCGGCTACGGCTTCGCCGCGATCATCGTCGCCTACGTGGGCCGCCTGCACCCGGTGGGCGTGCTGCTGGCGGCGCTGCTGATGTCGCTGCTGTACATCGGCGGCGAAGCGGCGCAGATCGAGCTGCAGCTGCCCTCCGCGATCACCGGCCTGTTCCAGGGCCTGCTGCTGTTCTACCTGCTGGCGGCCGACCTGTTCATCCACTACCGCTTCAAGCCGCGCGTGCGCGTGGCAACCCCGGCAAAATCGGAGATCGCCGCATGA
- a CDS encoding ABC transporter permease translates to MNTEYVIAFLASTAGAATPLVLASSGELVAERSGVLNLGLEGIMLVGAVTGFMATVHTGSLTLGLAAALAAGMAMSLIFGFLVLTLQTNQVATGLALTLFGIGLSAFLGRDLVGQTVAPLPALSFPVLSDLPFVGPLLFRFDAVVYLSVLLVIALGWMLARTRIGLQIRAVGEAPHSAHAIGMPVIKLRYAAVLFGGAMAGVGGAYMSLALTPMWVEGMTAGRGWIALAQVVFATWKPRNVVLGAYLFGGVTVLQFHGQGMGLAVPSQFLSMLPYVATIVILVIICRDPKTILLNKPMSLGQNFKAD, encoded by the coding sequence ATGAATACCGAATACGTGATCGCATTCCTGGCCAGCACCGCCGGTGCCGCCACGCCGCTCGTGCTGGCGTCGTCCGGCGAGCTCGTGGCAGAACGCTCCGGCGTGCTGAACCTGGGGCTCGAGGGCATCATGCTGGTGGGCGCCGTGACCGGCTTCATGGCCACGGTGCATACCGGTTCGCTCACGCTGGGGCTGGCGGCCGCGCTGGCGGCCGGCATGGCGATGTCGCTGATCTTCGGCTTCCTCGTGCTCACGCTGCAGACGAACCAGGTGGCGACCGGCCTGGCGCTGACGTTGTTCGGCATCGGCCTGTCCGCCTTCCTCGGCCGCGACCTGGTGGGGCAGACCGTGGCGCCGCTGCCGGCGCTGTCGTTCCCGGTGCTGTCGGACTTGCCGTTCGTCGGGCCGCTGCTGTTCCGCTTCGATGCCGTCGTCTACCTGTCGGTGCTGCTGGTGATCGCGTTGGGCTGGATGCTGGCGCGCACCCGCATCGGCCTGCAGATCCGCGCCGTCGGCGAGGCGCCGCACAGCGCGCATGCGATCGGCATGCCGGTGATCAAGCTGCGCTACGCGGCCGTGCTGTTCGGCGGCGCGATGGCCGGCGTGGGCGGCGCCTACATGTCGCTGGCGCTCACGCCGATGTGGGTCGAAGGCATGACGGCCGGCCGCGGCTGGATCGCGCTGGCGCAGGTGGTGTTCGCCACGTGGAAGCCGCGCAACGTGGTCCTGGGTGCCTACCTGTTCGGCGGCGTCACGGTGCTGCAGTTCCACGGCCAGGGCATGGGGCTGGCGGTGCCGTCGCAGTTCCTGTCGATGCTGCCGTATGTCGCCACGATCGTCATCCTGGTGATCATCTGCCGCGATCCGAAAACGATCCTGCTGAACAAGCCGATGTCGCTGGGGCAGAATTTCAAGGCCGATTGA
- a CDS encoding PaaI family thioesterase → MDDIQQKLERFNSRANGTLPDHLNIRFTAAAAGELSAEIDIQKHHLAPNGFLHAGTVVTLADTACGYGCFVSLPEGAENFTTIELKSNHLGTAREGTIAVTARAVHMGKTTQVWDATVINKASGKTIALFRCTQMVLYPK, encoded by the coding sequence ATGGACGACATCCAGCAAAAACTCGAGCGTTTCAACAGCCGCGCCAACGGCACGCTGCCCGACCACCTGAACATCCGCTTCACGGCGGCCGCGGCGGGCGAACTTTCCGCCGAGATCGACATCCAGAAGCATCACCTGGCGCCGAACGGTTTTCTCCATGCCGGTACCGTGGTCACGCTGGCCGACACTGCGTGCGGCTATGGCTGTTTCGTGAGCCTGCCCGAAGGCGCCGAGAACTTCACCACGATCGAACTGAAATCGAACCACCTGGGTACCGCGCGCGAAGGCACGATCGCCGTCACGGCCAGGGCCGTCCACATGGGCAAGACCACGCAGGTGTGGGATGCCACCGTCATCAACAAGGCGAGCGGCAAGACCATCGCGCTGTTCCGCTGCACGCAGATGGTGCTGTACCCCAAATAA